The following proteins come from a genomic window of Flavobacterium crocinum:
- the prfH gene encoding peptide chain release factor H yields MERIIQITAGRGPAECTWVVAQVLKKVLDEAHEQNLETVLLQREVGQENGTVETASISVKGKNADQFVKSWIGTIQWIGQSQFRKMHKRKNWFIGIFEIEQQKNASVSENDIQYQAMRSSGAGGQHVNKVSSAIRATHIPTGIAVVAMDSRSQHQNKKLATERLLKKLEDEKLVQLKNHVGKQWENQLNIERGNPVRVFTGSDFKKDKAAKSYKGTRQKLKNDLRNENN; encoded by the coding sequence ATGGAAAGAATAATTCAGATAACGGCTGGTCGCGGACCTGCAGAATGCACTTGGGTTGTCGCCCAAGTGCTTAAAAAAGTTTTGGATGAAGCGCACGAACAGAATTTAGAAACAGTTTTACTGCAAAGAGAAGTTGGCCAAGAAAACGGAACAGTTGAAACTGCATCGATTTCTGTTAAAGGAAAAAATGCAGATCAGTTTGTGAAATCGTGGATCGGAACCATTCAATGGATTGGGCAAAGTCAGTTTAGGAAAATGCACAAACGTAAAAACTGGTTTATTGGAATTTTTGAAATTGAACAGCAGAAAAATGCGTCAGTTTCAGAAAATGATATTCAGTATCAGGCTATGCGAAGTTCCGGCGCTGGTGGTCAGCATGTGAATAAAGTAAGTTCGGCAATTCGGGCAACACATATTCCGACTGGAATTGCGGTTGTTGCTATGGACAGTCGTTCGCAACATCAAAACAAAAAACTGGCAACAGAAAGATTATTAAAAAAACTAGAAGACGAGAAACTGGTTCAGCTTAAAAATCACGTGGGCAAACAATGGGAAAATCAGCTCAATATTGAGCGTGGAAATCCGGTAAGAGTGTTTACTGGAAGTGATTTTAAAAAGGATAAAGCAGCGAAAAGCTACAAAGGAACTCGTCAGAAATTAAAAAACGATTTACGAAATGAAAACAACTGA
- a CDS encoding RtcB family protein, with protein MGNKLSGKDLIKLGFPKNNSINIALGQINRYRKREKKESILTEAKDVLLNPEKYEGNGTWGKVAEGLIKPVQVRMHQLKNTRAPFKIFGENEIDDQAKFQLYDSLKLPVSVAGALMPDAHSGYGLPIGGVLATDNAVIPYGVGVDIGCRMSLSIFDLPASHFKGKEHQLEAILKDNTKFGMYETHASRVDHEVFYNSGFRDIPLLKNLLPKAYKQLGTSGGGNHFVEFGIAKIDNPENEWKLEKGEYFAVLSHSGSRGLGANIAKHYTYLATKQCPLPKNVQHLAWLDLNTHDGQEYWLAMNLAGEYAKACHDDIHRRIAKAIGKRVVITIENHHNFAWKEMVNGQECIVHRKGATPAGEGQLGIIPGSMTAPGFIVKGKGNPESLNSASHGAGRLFSRAKCKSTFTQSEIKKVLKANDVTLIGGNIDEAPMAYKDITKVMANQTELVDVLGTFTPKIVRMDR; from the coding sequence ATGGGAAATAAATTATCTGGAAAAGACCTGATTAAATTGGGTTTTCCAAAGAACAATTCAATAAACATTGCCTTAGGGCAGATAAACAGATATAGAAAAAGAGAAAAAAAAGAATCTATTCTAACAGAAGCAAAAGATGTTTTGCTTAATCCTGAAAAGTACGAAGGAAACGGAACTTGGGGAAAGGTAGCTGAAGGTTTGATTAAGCCTGTTCAAGTAAGAATGCATCAGCTTAAAAATACTAGAGCACCGTTTAAAATTTTTGGAGAAAATGAAATCGACGATCAGGCAAAATTTCAATTGTATGATTCGTTGAAACTGCCAGTTTCGGTTGCGGGAGCTTTAATGCCGGACGCACATTCAGGTTATGGATTACCGATCGGCGGTGTTTTGGCGACAGATAATGCTGTAATTCCGTATGGAGTTGGTGTTGATATTGGATGCCGAATGAGTCTTTCGATTTTTGATTTGCCAGCTTCTCATTTTAAGGGAAAAGAGCATCAGTTGGAAGCAATTTTAAAAGACAATACAAAGTTCGGAATGTATGAAACGCACGCTTCTCGTGTAGATCATGAGGTGTTTTACAATAGTGGATTTCGAGATATTCCGTTATTGAAAAATCTTCTTCCAAAAGCCTATAAACAATTAGGAACATCTGGCGGAGGAAATCATTTTGTAGAATTTGGAATTGCTAAAATCGATAATCCTGAGAACGAATGGAAATTGGAAAAAGGCGAATATTTTGCTGTTCTTTCACACAGCGGTTCTCGTGGATTGGGTGCAAATATTGCGAAGCATTATACGTATTTGGCAACAAAACAATGTCCATTACCAAAGAATGTCCAACATTTGGCTTGGTTGGATTTGAATACGCATGATGGTCAGGAATATTGGCTGGCGATGAATTTAGCTGGAGAATATGCCAAAGCCTGCCATGATGATATTCACAGACGAATTGCCAAAGCAATTGGAAAAAGAGTAGTAATAACGATTGAAAATCATCACAATTTTGCCTGGAAAGAAATGGTAAATGGTCAGGAATGTATTGTGCACAGAAAAGGTGCAACACCTGCAGGAGAAGGGCAATTAGGAATTATTCCGGGTTCGATGACCGCACCAGGTTTTATTGTAAAAGGTAAAGGAAATCCAGAAAGTTTGAATTCTGCTTCGCATGGTGCGGGACGTTTGTTTTCGAGAGCGAAATGCAAAAGTACTTTTACGCAAAGCGAAATCAAAAAGGTTTTGAAAGCCAATGATGTAACCTTGATAGGAGGAAATATTGATGAAGCGCCGATGGCCTACAAAGACATTACAAAAGTAATGGCAAACCAAACTGAATTAGTGGACGTGTTGGGAACTTTCACGCCAAAAATTGTTAGAATGGACCGCTAA
- a CDS encoding ion transporter, whose product MKNKKSQYEIFREKVKIVLYGTNTILGRMFDLVLLGLILLSVLLIMLDTVEGVSSKYHEQLLICEWIITVFFTIEYILRIISIQKPVKYVFSFYGIIDLLAVLPMYLSIFFPGASILSIVRALRFLRLFKILHIPQINHQSLQLKEAIEASKEKILVFIYFVLISTVIIGTIMYLVEGRESGFTSIPMGIYWTIVTLTTVGYGDISPQTPLGQFIAAFVMILGYGIIAVPTGIVTAEFAKSSMRNSTVSGKKTCRKCQSQVHFDNAKYCYECGTELPNN is encoded by the coding sequence ATGAAAAACAAAAAATCACAATACGAAATCTTCAGGGAAAAAGTCAAAATCGTTCTATATGGCACTAACACCATATTAGGAAGAATGTTCGATTTAGTATTGCTGGGTTTAATCTTATTGAGCGTTCTTTTAATAATGCTTGATACTGTCGAAGGAGTCAGTTCTAAATATCATGAACAATTATTGATTTGCGAATGGATAATCACCGTATTTTTCACCATCGAGTATATATTGAGAATTATTTCCATTCAAAAACCCGTTAAATACGTTTTCAGTTTTTACGGAATCATCGATTTGCTTGCCGTTTTGCCCATGTATTTGTCCATCTTTTTCCCTGGTGCAAGTATTTTATCAATCGTGAGAGCATTGCGTTTTCTTCGTTTATTCAAAATTTTGCATATTCCACAAATCAACCATCAATCCCTGCAACTAAAAGAAGCAATAGAAGCCAGTAAAGAAAAAATTCTAGTCTTCATTTATTTTGTATTAATCAGTACCGTCATAATTGGAACAATTATGTATCTGGTTGAAGGCAGAGAATCTGGATTTACAAGTATTCCAATGGGAATTTATTGGACAATAGTTACCTTAACAACAGTCGGTTATGGAGATATTTCTCCACAAACTCCTCTTGGACAATTCATTGCCGCTTTTGTAATGATTTTAGGGTATGGAATCATCGCGGTTCCAACCGGAATTGTAACTGCCGAATTCGCCAAAAGCAGTATGAGAAACAGTACTGTAAGCGGGAAAAAAACATGTCGAAAATGCCAGTCTCAAGTTCACTTCGATAACGCTAAATATTGTTATGAATGCGGAACCGAATTACCAAATAATTAA
- the miaA gene encoding tRNA (adenosine(37)-N6)-dimethylallyltransferase MiaA, which yields MKYLITIVGPTAIGKTALSIALAQHFKCEIVSCDSRQFFKEMTIGTAVPSQEELNSAKHHFIQNKSIFENYTVGDYEKEALAKIEELFQNNDFAILIGGSGLYVDAILKGFDEFPEIDPEVRSKVNSNYEKLGIEYLQEQLKSLDPEYYQKIALENPQTLQNPQRMMRFVEVCIGAQKPYSSFLNQKKNNRDFTPILIGLDADREIIYNRINQRVDIMMNEGLLEEAKALYPNKALNALQTVGYRELFSYFDEEFTLPFAVEEIKKNTRRFSKRQLTWFKRNENTKWFDYATDRKEIIVYIENLLK from the coding sequence ATGAAATATCTAATTACCATTGTCGGACCAACAGCGATAGGCAAAACAGCCTTGAGTATCGCTTTGGCACAACATTTTAAATGCGAAATCGTTTCGTGCGACAGTCGCCAATTCTTCAAAGAAATGACCATCGGAACCGCAGTTCCAAGTCAGGAAGAACTCAATTCAGCAAAACATCATTTCATTCAAAACAAATCGATTTTTGAGAATTACACTGTTGGCGATTACGAAAAAGAAGCCTTAGCCAAAATCGAAGAATTATTTCAAAACAATGATTTTGCAATTCTTATTGGCGGTTCAGGATTATACGTAGATGCAATTTTAAAAGGTTTCGACGAATTCCCCGAAATAGATCCCGAAGTTCGTTCTAAAGTAAATTCAAATTACGAAAAACTAGGAATTGAATATCTTCAAGAACAATTGAAAAGTTTAGATCCCGAATATTATCAAAAAATAGCTTTAGAAAACCCGCAGACTTTACAAAACCCACAACGAATGATGCGTTTTGTAGAAGTTTGTATTGGAGCTCAAAAACCGTATTCTTCTTTTTTAAATCAGAAGAAAAACAATAGAGACTTCACTCCTATTTTAATTGGTTTAGATGCAGACAGAGAAATCATTTACAACAGAATCAACCAACGTGTTGATATTATGATGAACGAAGGATTACTTGAAGAGGCAAAAGCTTTGTATCCTAATAAAGCGTTAAATGCGCTCCAAACCGTCGGTTATAGAGAATTATTTAGTTATTTTGATGAAGAATTCACTTTGCCTTTTGCTGTAGAAGAGATCAAAAAAAACACAAGACGATTTTCCAAAAGACAATTAACATGGTTCAAACGAAACGAAAATACAAAATGGTTTGATTACGCAACAGATAGAAAAGAAATTATAGTTTACATAGAAAATCTTCTAAAGTAA
- a CDS encoding acyl-[acyl-carrier-protein] thioesterase, with protein sequence MPISPNFTSVLSKDWEINFTQCTPTGFLKYTDLCNILQLTAAAHSEVGGISFYDMQEFHQAWVLSRMRVEVHALPKWQDVVTVKTWINSLENSRSVRALEMYVNGKKIVGCETYWAVFNTLARRPEALALPYEHFELFPENRATEEGFSKININHEKEAVFEKTVYLSDLDIVNHVNNVKYLEWCLDHVDPKRILKQEVKSFEMNFMKELSLQDNVVIHESEDDDHTTATFSITKDEKTCFALELHWK encoded by the coding sequence ATGCCAATATCTCCGAATTTCACATCAGTTTTAAGCAAAGACTGGGAAATCAATTTCACACAATGCACGCCAACCGGATTCCTAAAATATACCGATTTGTGTAATATTTTACAATTAACCGCCGCTGCACATTCTGAAGTTGGAGGAATCAGCTTTTATGATATGCAGGAATTTCATCAAGCCTGGGTTTTAAGCCGAATGCGCGTTGAAGTCCACGCTTTACCAAAATGGCAAGATGTTGTAACCGTAAAAACATGGATTAACAGCTTAGAAAATTCACGTTCTGTTCGTGCCTTAGAAATGTATGTAAACGGAAAAAAAATAGTGGGCTGTGAAACGTATTGGGCTGTTTTCAATACACTGGCACGTCGCCCCGAAGCTTTGGCTCTTCCTTATGAACATTTCGAATTATTCCCTGAAAACAGAGCTACTGAAGAAGGTTTTTCTAAAATAAATATCAACCACGAAAAAGAAGCGGTTTTTGAAAAAACAGTTTATTTATCCGATTTAGATATTGTAAATCACGTCAATAACGTAAAATATCTGGAATGGTGTTTGGATCACGTTGATCCAAAAAGAATCCTAAAACAAGAAGTTAAAAGCTTTGAAATGAATTTCATGAAAGAGCTTTCATTACAAGATAATGTTGTAATTCATGAAAGCGAAGACGACGATCATACCACAGCAACATTCAGCATTACAAAAGACGAAAAGACCTGTTTTGCTTTGGAGTTGCATTGGAAGTAA